The DNA segment GAAGCGCTGGTGCTTGACGAAGCCGACCGCATGCTCGACATGGGATTCTTGCCGCAGGTGCGGCGCATCGTCCGGCACGTTCCCGCGAAGCGGCAGACCATGCTGTTTACGGCAACCATGTCGCGCGCCGTCGAGCTTTTAAGTCGCGAGTTGCTGAACGATTGTGTGCGTGTCGCGGCGTCGCCAACGACGACGACGACGGCAACGCTGACGCAGACGGCTTTCCCTGTGCTCGCGCATGCGAAGACGCCGCTGCTGTTGGCTCTGCTCAAGCAGAAGACCGACGGCGCCATCCTCGTCTTCACGCAGACGCGCCGCGGCGCCGACCGCCTGGCGCACATCCTGACCGCCAACAAGCACGAAGTCGAAACGCTGCATTCAGATCGCAGCCAGTCGCAGCGCAACCGCGCCTTGCAGAGCTTTCGCTCAGGCAATGTGCGCGTCTTGGTGGCGACTGACGTAGCGGCGCGCGGCATTGACATTGACGACATCGCTTACGTCATCAATTATGAAGTGCCGGCGACGGCTGAAGACTACATTCACCGTGTCGGGCGCACGGCGCGCGCCGGCCGCCAGGGTGCGGCGCTGACGCTGGTCAGCCCCGAAGAAGAATCGATGCTGGAGTCCATCGAGCGCTCGACGGGCGTGAAGCTCGAACGTCAGCGCGTGCATGGTTTCACCGATGGGCGCTCGGACGAGCAGATTCGTCTGGCGAGCGAGATCGCCCGCTTGCGGTCGGTTTCGCGCCGCTCGTTTGCCGGGGGCCGCGCCGCCCGCCGATAATATGGCCGTTTACTAAGCGTCAGGCGGACACGCGGCAACGCGGTTCGCCCGGCGCCAGAGCGATTTCAAGTATGACCGGACGGCTCCCGCAAGAGCCAAGCCGAGAAAGGAAATACATGCCGAGAGAAGATATGATCGCCGTTGACGGCACCGTCGTCGAATGCAAAGGCAACGCGACGTTCAAAGTGAAAGTGGCGCAAGGCCACGAAGTGCTGGCGCACCTGGCCGGCAAGATGCGCAAGCATTACATCAAGGTGCTGGCCGGCGACCGCGTGACCGTCGAGCTGTCGCCTTATGACCTGACCAAGGGCCGCATCACCTACCGCCATCGCAGCTAATCGCCGGCGGCGTGATCGCCAGGTCAGAGCGCCTCAGTCTGACTGATGGACTGGCGCTCGCTCTCCGCAGGCGGAACATGGTGAAACACACTCGCATTGTTCCGCCCACGGCAACCCTTGCTACAGCAGACCGCCGGTGACGGGTTCCGGCCTTTGCCCTGACGCCCTCCTCTT comes from the Blastocatellia bacterium genome and includes:
- a CDS encoding DEAD/DEAH box helicase, which codes for MNLDNFHKLGLRAQLVSVIERLGLQVPTEIQAKAIPPLLAGQNILATAETGSGKTAAFLLPIIERLERAGAARALVLAPTRELALQIEANARDFSRAARLRTVSVVGGENIARQIKALRTGVDIIIATPGRLNDLLERNAVQLGAIEALVLDEADRMLDMGFLPQVRRIVRHVPAKRQTMLFTATMSRAVELLSRELLNDCVRVAASPTTTTTATLTQTAFPVLAHAKTPLLLALLKQKTDGAILVFTQTRRGADRLAHILTANKHEVETLHSDRSQSQRNRALQSFRSGNVRVLVATDVAARGIDIDDIAYVINYEVPATAEDYIHRVGRTARAGRQGAALTLVSPEEESMLESIERSTGVKLERQRVHGFTDGRSDEQIRLASEIARLRSVSRRSFAGGRAARR
- the infA gene encoding translation initiation factor IF-1, translating into MPREDMIAVDGTVVECKGNATFKVKVAQGHEVLAHLAGKMRKHYIKVLAGDRVTVELSPYDLTKGRITYRHRS